One Hemibagrus wyckioides isolate EC202008001 linkage group LG09, SWU_Hwy_1.0, whole genome shotgun sequence DNA segment encodes these proteins:
- the lft2 gene encoding lefty2, with amino-acid sequence MALLIHLLLCAVLISLVHTDSTENMKEAILQKLGLTELPSIHKRDLENLVIPNHIKNKYLSMLKLHHARRRRSLPSLAGIFRRIHGNTDITSEMKYSDMTRQHVVFDMETRLKENSEVAMAELKLYQTAVRKLPATDKKKHRPVNHARVSIYWVCNQSNHSSLVDSRLVQVNEVGWRSFDVTQAVHYWSKSMTKSPLHLEVRIEGERPGSYAAEMAKRVRFTTQNSLDTTAGTPELVLYTLNLEEYGSLGDCRRGADNQACCREEHYINFREVTWAQYWILEPAGYQAFRCTGGCKQPKRNYGYGPRSCSVVESAPLPVMYLLKKGDYTQIEVAEFPNMIVEKCGCSMDKISTS; translated from the exons ATGGCTCTCCTCATCCACCTGCTGCTGTGTGCAGTGCTCATCTCTCTGGTTCACACGGACTCCACTGAAAACATGAAGGAGGCCATTCTACAAAAACTCGGACTAACCGAACTCCCGAGCATCCACAAGAGAGATTTAGAAAATCTGGTGATCCCGAATCACATCAAGAACAAGTATCTGTCCATGCTGAAACTACACCATGCTCGGAGGCGGAGATCTCTGCCCAGTTTGGCGGGAATCTTTAGGCGTATCCATGGCAACACAG ATATAACAAGCGAAATGAAATACTCAGATATGACTCGACAACATGTGGTGTTTGACATGGAGACCCGGCTGAAAGAAAACAGCGAGGTGGCCATGGCAGAGCTCAAACTTTACCAGACGGCTGTGCGTAAACTGCCTGCGACCGACAAGAAGAAGCACAGACCCGTCAATCATGCTCGCGTGAGCATTTACTGGGTGTGCAACCAGTCCAACCACAGCTCACTGGTTGACTCAAG GTTGGTCCAAGTGAACGAGGTCGGCTGGAGGAGCTTTGACGTGACCCAAGCGGTTCACTACTGGTCCAAATCAATGACTAAAAGCCCACTGCATTTGGAGGTACGGATCGAAGGAGAAAGACCTGGAAGTTATGCAGCTGAAATGGCAAAGCGAGTGAGATTCACCACGCAGAACAGCCTCGACACCACTGCAGGGACACCTGAGCTCGTGCTGTACACCTTGAACTTGGAAGAATATGG gtCCCTGGGTGACTGTAGGCGCGGCGCAGACAATCAGGCGTGCTGCCGGGAAGAGCATTATATCAACTTCCGGGAAGTAACGTGGGCGCAGTACTGGATCCTGGAGCCGGCTGGATACCAGGCTTTCCGCTGTACAGGAGGATGTAAGCAGCCCAAGCGTAACTATGGCTACGGACCGAGATCCTGCTCAGTGGTGGAGAGCGCACCTCTGCCGGTGATGTACCTGCTAAAGAAAGGGGACTACACACAGATCGAAGTGGCCGAATTTCCCAACATGATCGTTGAGAAGTGTGGATGTTCCATGGACAAGATTTCCACGTCTTAA